In Corallococcus macrosporus, the following are encoded in one genomic region:
- the lpoB gene encoding penicillin-binding protein activator LpoB codes for MNTRRLLLSALVAVSLAGCGGPRAFTRGTYEDPNTIEMLGDRFNENDLQLIAKKMAESLASSPRFAQATPQGQPLPIVLVGKLRNSTSEHIDMRSLGDKIQTALAQTGRFALVDQQARQDIAEEYEYQQSGYVNPNAAKAPGQQASVDFLMTGDLASIIQEVGRDKLVYYKMTAKLNDVRTGTIAWTDEKQIRKKFEKQGVSW; via the coding sequence ATGAACACCCGCCGCCTGTTGCTCTCCGCCCTCGTCGCCGTGTCGCTCGCCGGCTGCGGAGGCCCCCGCGCCTTCACGCGCGGTACCTACGAGGACCCCAACACCATCGAGATGCTGGGGGACCGCTTCAACGAGAACGACCTGCAGCTCATCGCGAAGAAGATGGCCGAGTCGCTCGCCAGCTCCCCGCGCTTCGCCCAGGCGACGCCGCAGGGCCAGCCGCTGCCCATCGTCCTCGTGGGCAAGCTGCGCAACAGCACCAGTGAGCACATCGACATGCGCTCGCTGGGGGACAAGATCCAGACGGCGCTCGCGCAGACGGGCCGCTTCGCGCTGGTGGACCAGCAGGCGCGCCAGGACATCGCGGAGGAGTACGAGTACCAGCAGTCCGGCTACGTGAACCCGAACGCCGCCAAGGCCCCGGGCCAGCAGGCGTCGGTGGACTTCCTGATGACGGGCGACCTCGCGTCCATCATCCAGGAGGTCGGCCGCGACAAGCTCGTCTATTACAAGATGACGGCGAAGCTGAACGACGTGCGCACCGGCACCATCGCCTGGACGGACGAGAAGCAGATCCGCAAGAAGTTCGAGAAGCAGGGCGTGAGCTGGTAG
- a CDS encoding ZIP family metal transporter: MSPVVAEVFLYSFIVVLSALAGAGVVIFNDRSTRLVTFLAFAAGVMFGAAFFHMLPEAYEGGGWWAFALVPMGFLFVLVLERYLVAHTCEEPPDCAEHVHGHALGFSAFLGLSTHTLFDGIALGSAVKEGVGAMALLAITAHKVPSSLSLASILQAEGKKRGTILAYTALYGLMVPVGALLYFGFDAVLSFQSLAPKALAFSAGTFLYIAVSDLLPHVNKHGRDKPGRNLVALAAGLLVMFVLARVLGHTEH; this comes from the coding sequence ATGTCGCCGGTCGTGGCCGAAGTCTTCCTGTATTCCTTCATCGTCGTGTTGAGCGCGCTGGCCGGCGCAGGGGTGGTCATCTTCAATGACCGCTCCACGCGGCTCGTGACGTTCCTCGCCTTCGCGGCGGGCGTGATGTTCGGCGCGGCCTTCTTCCACATGCTCCCGGAGGCGTACGAGGGCGGTGGCTGGTGGGCCTTCGCGCTCGTGCCCATGGGCTTCCTCTTCGTGCTGGTGCTGGAGCGCTACCTCGTCGCCCACACCTGCGAGGAGCCGCCGGACTGCGCGGAGCACGTGCACGGCCACGCGCTGGGCTTCAGCGCGTTCCTGGGCCTGTCCACGCACACGCTCTTCGACGGCATCGCCCTGGGCTCCGCGGTGAAGGAGGGCGTGGGCGCCATGGCGCTGCTGGCCATCACCGCGCACAAGGTGCCCTCGTCGCTGTCGCTCGCGTCCATCCTCCAGGCGGAGGGGAAGAAGCGCGGCACCATCCTGGCGTACACGGCGCTGTACGGCCTGATGGTGCCGGTGGGCGCGCTGCTCTACTTCGGCTTCGACGCCGTGCTGAGCTTCCAGTCCCTGGCGCCCAAGGCCCTGGCCTTCTCCGCCGGCACCTTCCTCTACATCGCCGTGTCGGACCTGCTGCCGCACGTGAACAAGCACGGACGGGACAAGCCCGGACGCAACCTGGTGGCATTGGCAGCCGGGTTGCTGGTGATGTTCGTGCTCGCGCGCGTCCTGGGGCACACGGAGCACTGA
- a CDS encoding class I SAM-dependent methyltransferase — MERRKDWYEHPEYYEAIFGTDTVREADFLQALSRRFGTGGNQWLEPACGAGRLVAEAAGRGLKVAGYDLSEAMLAHARKRLSPAERRRVKLSQARMEDFFDPALEGRVDLAHTLVSTFRYLDSEKAAVEHLTGTRRLLKPDGIYVLGFHLTDYARSGPEHERWVGQVGPDKVVCNTHEGLPEKRLRRSPMRNRLRVTGPDKDWLIETTWYFRTYDEAQVKRLFRKSGLRVAATFDFDYDLDSPVGRGSPRLDRVFVLRPDAAPKA; from the coding sequence ATGGAACGACGCAAGGACTGGTACGAGCACCCGGAGTACTACGAGGCCATCTTCGGCACGGACACCGTGCGCGAGGCGGACTTCCTCCAGGCGCTGAGCCGACGCTTCGGCACCGGCGGCAACCAGTGGCTGGAGCCCGCGTGCGGCGCGGGCCGGCTGGTGGCGGAGGCCGCGGGCCGGGGCCTGAAGGTCGCGGGCTATGACTTGTCGGAGGCCATGCTCGCGCACGCGCGCAAGCGGCTGTCCCCCGCCGAGCGCCGCCGCGTGAAGCTGTCCCAGGCGCGCATGGAGGACTTCTTCGACCCGGCGCTGGAGGGCCGCGTGGACCTGGCGCACACGCTGGTCTCCACCTTCCGCTACCTGGACAGCGAGAAGGCCGCGGTGGAGCACCTCACCGGCACCCGGCGCCTGCTCAAGCCGGACGGCATCTACGTGCTGGGCTTCCACCTCACGGACTACGCGCGCTCGGGCCCGGAGCACGAGCGCTGGGTGGGGCAGGTGGGCCCGGACAAGGTCGTGTGCAACACGCACGAGGGCCTGCCGGAGAAGCGCCTGCGCCGCTCGCCCATGCGCAACCGGCTGCGGGTGACAGGGCCGGACAAGGACTGGCTCATCGAGACGACGTGGTACTTCCGCACGTACGACGAGGCCCAGGTGAAGCGCCTGTTCCGCAAGTCCGGCCTGCGCGTCGCGGCCACGTTCGACTTCGACTACGACCTGGACTCGCCGGTGGGGCGCGGCAGCCCGCGCCTGGACCGCGTCTTCGTCCTCCGGCCGGACGCGGCCCCCAAGGCCTGA
- a CDS encoding sigma-54-dependent transcriptional regulator — MQDELAQLMAALRDSRDFETAAAATLRRMLAVAEAAVASSRYAGRARVLRGIVHLRPGEAYRRLAALDVGAREVTDAGVGTPFFTSATAWRAVVEHRCAVSIDVNIGTVQPHAPDAPVTGDPGLAGFHSNESKQRFLGRHATHVCVLPLRTPAGMEGMISLEADCLAAMGQEFVWRDAGDTLQLLTDIAAPYLTALPQRPVATPEVDEFLPVVGRSMAELLPILRTFALQDETILVSGATGAGKSRLARWCHERSGRRGKPFETLDLVTVPEDLQMAELFGWKKGAFTGAVRDAPGVVARSDGGTLFIDEIDKLSLKAQAGLLHLLESRSYRPLGEGTGEKLADVRFIIGTNADLHAQVRAGRFREDLYYRVNVLPVRMPPLQDRQDEIPLWARYMVNRRHRERPAEGSARLAPEAELLLTTSSWPGNLRQLDNIVRRAYSLAMVAHAGGTGDLVLQEKHVAQALGYEQSPGARPLPEALRAAAQAFVGEARRRGSPLDLDYADGFRGLVLGMAIRQVGRDEAFRLLGRESLVKNRNHHKALKRELEKVDVLYKALGEDGSPFSDLLENEDAD, encoded by the coding sequence ATGCAAGACGAGTTGGCGCAGCTCATGGCTGCGCTCAGGGATTCCAGGGACTTCGAAACCGCGGCGGCGGCGACGTTGCGTCGGATGCTGGCCGTGGCGGAGGCCGCGGTGGCGTCCAGCCGCTACGCGGGCCGGGCCCGGGTCCTGCGCGGCATCGTCCACCTGCGTCCTGGAGAGGCCTACCGCCGCCTGGCCGCGTTGGACGTGGGCGCGCGCGAGGTGACGGACGCGGGCGTCGGGACGCCCTTCTTCACCTCCGCCACGGCGTGGCGCGCGGTGGTGGAGCACCGGTGCGCGGTGTCCATCGACGTGAACATCGGCACGGTGCAGCCGCACGCGCCGGACGCGCCGGTGACGGGCGACCCCGGCCTCGCGGGCTTCCACAGCAACGAGAGCAAGCAGCGCTTCCTGGGCCGTCACGCCACGCACGTGTGCGTGCTGCCCCTGCGCACGCCCGCGGGCATGGAGGGCATGATCTCGCTGGAGGCGGACTGTCTGGCCGCCATGGGGCAGGAGTTCGTCTGGCGCGACGCCGGTGACACGCTCCAACTGCTCACGGACATCGCCGCGCCGTACCTCACCGCGCTGCCGCAGCGGCCGGTGGCCACGCCGGAGGTGGACGAGTTCCTCCCCGTGGTGGGCCGCTCCATGGCGGAGCTCCTGCCCATCCTCAGGACGTTCGCGCTCCAGGACGAGACCATCCTCGTGAGCGGGGCCACGGGCGCGGGCAAGTCGCGCCTGGCGCGCTGGTGCCATGAGCGCTCCGGACGCCGGGGCAAGCCGTTCGAAACGCTGGACCTGGTGACGGTGCCGGAGGACCTCCAGATGGCGGAGCTCTTCGGCTGGAAGAAGGGCGCCTTCACCGGCGCGGTGCGCGACGCGCCGGGCGTGGTGGCCCGCTCGGATGGCGGCACGCTGTTCATCGACGAAATCGACAAGCTGTCGCTGAAGGCGCAGGCGGGCCTGCTGCACCTCCTGGAGTCGCGCAGCTACCGGCCGCTGGGCGAGGGCACCGGCGAGAAGCTCGCGGACGTGCGCTTCATCATCGGCACCAACGCGGACCTGCACGCGCAGGTGCGCGCCGGGCGCTTCCGCGAGGACCTGTACTATCGCGTGAACGTGTTGCCGGTGCGCATGCCGCCCTTGCAGGACCGGCAGGACGAGATTCCCCTCTGGGCTCGGTACATGGTGAACCGCCGCCACCGCGAGCGGCCCGCGGAGGGCTCCGCGCGGCTGGCCCCGGAGGCGGAGCTGCTGCTGACCACCAGCTCCTGGCCGGGCAACCTGCGGCAGCTCGACAACATCGTGCGGCGCGCCTACTCGCTGGCGATGGTGGCGCACGCGGGCGGCACGGGCGACCTCGTGTTGCAGGAGAAGCACGTGGCCCAGGCGCTGGGCTACGAACAGTCCCCCGGGGCCCGGCCGCTGCCGGAGGCGCTGAGGGCCGCGGCGCAGGCCTTCGTCGGCGAGGCGCGCAGGCGCGGCAGCCCGCTGGACCTGGACTACGCGGACGGCTTCCGCGGGCTGGTGCTGGGCATGGCCATCCGCCAGGTGGGCCGCGACGAGGCCTTCCGCCTGCTGGGCCGCGAGAGCCTGGTGAAGAACCGCAACCACCACAAGGCGCTCAAGCGCGAGCTGGAGAAGGTGGACGTCCTCTACAAGGCGCTGGGGGAGGACGGCTCGCCCTTCTCCGACCTGCTGGAGAACGAGGACGCGGACTGA
- a CDS encoding GDYXXLXY domain-containing protein yields the protein MKRGAVIFGGLALVFAALVFLVVQKETVLARGQPVLLRLAPVDPRSLIQGDYMVLDYAINQGWREGREQPQEDGNVVLRLDEHNVGEFVRYETPGTALAPGEVRLRFRIRNSQMRLGAEAFFFQEGHAERYSNARFGELRVTDSGTSVLVGLRDENYQPLGSAIR from the coding sequence ATGAAACGCGGCGCCGTCATCTTCGGAGGGCTGGCGCTGGTGTTCGCCGCGCTCGTCTTCCTCGTCGTGCAGAAGGAGACCGTGCTCGCGCGGGGGCAGCCGGTGCTGCTGCGGCTGGCGCCGGTGGATCCGCGATCGCTCATCCAGGGCGACTACATGGTGCTCGACTACGCCATCAACCAGGGCTGGCGCGAGGGCCGCGAGCAGCCCCAGGAGGACGGCAACGTCGTCTTGCGCCTGGACGAGCACAACGTCGGCGAGTTCGTGCGCTACGAGACGCCGGGCACCGCGCTCGCGCCCGGCGAGGTGCGCCTGCGCTTCCGCATCCGGAACTCGCAGATGCGCCTGGGCGCGGAGGCCTTCTTCTTCCAGGAGGGCCACGCGGAGCGGTACTCGAACGCGCGCTTCGGAGAGCTGCGCGTGACGGACAGCGGGACCAGCGTGCTGGTGGGGCTGCGCGACGAGAACTACCAGCCGCTGGGCAGCGCCATCCGCTGA
- a CDS encoding DUF4401 domain-containing protein, producing MALRPTIQDVLAGLKAEGHVDAEVDARARTVLEVRHKTLGASPWFVKALAGAGAWMSAAFLLSFFACVGLWNEESALTGLGLVLLVASVFLRRQTHGAFMEQLALALCLAGAGTLLAGLAGMEVRTLGLSSVGAVICIALLATFPDLILYFLAAVGLCVSIGTLALEGVGGAGVDVWMLVCAAALAGLLLFEPQLRRGPLGARVGPIAFALACAVPGWLLFRNYESSLEGFRYVFRFDSAFVPSAYLSLLLALLVGVTGWRVLRELGMEQEKRVWIPAAGALGLLTVMTLNTPGVLVAVLMLTLGFHRRSRVMLGLAVLFLLTFGAYYYYDLRITLLAKALALVGSGLVLLGVRQFFLRRESAVLTEAR from the coding sequence ATGGCCCTGCGACCGACGATTCAAGACGTACTGGCGGGGCTCAAGGCCGAGGGCCACGTGGACGCGGAGGTGGACGCTCGCGCCCGCACCGTCCTGGAGGTCCGCCACAAGACGCTGGGGGCTTCTCCCTGGTTCGTGAAGGCGCTGGCCGGCGCGGGCGCGTGGATGTCCGCCGCGTTCCTGCTCAGCTTCTTCGCGTGCGTGGGCCTGTGGAACGAAGAGTCAGCGCTCACGGGCCTGGGGCTCGTGTTGCTGGTGGCGTCGGTGTTCCTGCGCCGGCAGACCCATGGGGCCTTCATGGAGCAGCTGGCCCTGGCCCTCTGCCTGGCTGGCGCGGGCACGTTGCTGGCCGGGCTGGCGGGCATGGAGGTGCGGACGCTCGGACTTTCATCCGTCGGCGCGGTGATCTGCATCGCGCTGCTCGCCACGTTCCCGGACCTCATCCTCTATTTCCTGGCGGCCGTGGGGCTCTGCGTGTCCATCGGCACGCTGGCGCTCGAGGGGGTCGGCGGCGCGGGCGTGGACGTGTGGATGCTCGTATGCGCCGCGGCGCTCGCGGGCCTCCTGCTCTTCGAGCCCCAGCTGCGACGCGGGCCCCTGGGCGCTCGCGTGGGGCCCATCGCGTTCGCGCTCGCGTGCGCGGTCCCGGGATGGCTGCTGTTCCGCAACTACGAGAGCTCCCTGGAGGGCTTCCGCTACGTCTTCCGCTTCGACAGCGCGTTCGTCCCGAGCGCGTACCTCTCCCTTCTGCTCGCGCTCCTCGTGGGCGTGACGGGCTGGCGCGTGCTGCGCGAGCTGGGCATGGAGCAGGAGAAGCGCGTCTGGATTCCGGCGGCCGGCGCGCTAGGGCTGCTCACGGTGATGACGCTGAACACGCCGGGCGTACTCGTGGCGGTGCTGATGCTGACGCTCGGCTTCCACCGGCGCAGCCGCGTGATGCTGGGGCTGGCGGTGCTGTTCCTGCTGACGTTCGGCGCGTACTACTACTACGACCTGCGCATCACGCTGCTGGCCAAGGCGCTGGCGCTGGTGGGCAGCGGGCTGGTGCTGCTGGGGGTGCGGCAGTTCTTCCTGCGGCGTGAATCCGCCGTGCTCACGGAGGCCCGATGA
- a CDS encoding DUF2157 domain-containing protein: MPKDFLDLEATPERLHALADAGILSPDAYGRALHLAVASPARPAWRAFLSTTLMALGSLLVLAGVVYFFAFNWAELGRFSKLGLVSLGIAGAAVGAWRLGERPAGQFSLLAAAVLVGPLLAVYGQAYQTGADPYELFIGWGVLILPWVALARFTPLWMLQLVLVNTGVILFWGQRMGRFGSNEEALALVLGLLNGFAWATYEHFANRKVSWLQGRWMPRVLSLMALMPLVGLGVLFIVSRYDRSLVVGVSLPLVIGGLVAIYALHRHLHGELFLLTVGAVCVITLVTTAVGYFLMEVTHAEELTLFILPLVLIGEVGLAVYWLRHESQATGVSEET; this comes from the coding sequence GTGCCGAAAGACTTCCTCGACCTGGAGGCGACGCCGGAGCGGCTGCACGCGCTGGCGGACGCCGGAATCCTGAGCCCGGACGCGTACGGGCGCGCGCTGCACCTGGCGGTCGCCTCGCCCGCGCGGCCCGCGTGGCGCGCGTTCCTGTCCACGACGCTGATGGCGCTGGGTTCGCTGCTGGTGCTGGCGGGCGTGGTGTACTTCTTCGCCTTCAACTGGGCGGAGCTGGGGCGCTTCTCGAAGCTGGGCCTCGTGTCGCTGGGCATCGCCGGGGCGGCGGTGGGCGCGTGGCGGCTGGGCGAGCGGCCCGCGGGGCAGTTCTCGCTGCTCGCGGCCGCGGTGCTGGTGGGCCCGCTGCTCGCCGTGTACGGGCAGGCGTACCAGACGGGCGCGGATCCGTATGAGCTGTTCATCGGCTGGGGCGTGCTCATCCTGCCGTGGGTGGCGCTGGCGCGCTTCACGCCGCTGTGGATGCTCCAGCTCGTGCTCGTGAACACGGGCGTCATCCTCTTCTGGGGCCAGCGCATGGGGCGCTTCGGCTCGAATGAGGAGGCGCTGGCGCTGGTGCTGGGGCTGCTCAACGGCTTCGCCTGGGCCACGTACGAGCACTTCGCCAACCGGAAGGTGTCCTGGCTCCAGGGGCGGTGGATGCCGCGCGTGCTGTCCCTCATGGCGCTGATGCCGCTGGTGGGGCTGGGCGTCCTGTTCATCGTCAGCCGGTATGACCGCTCGCTCGTCGTGGGCGTGTCGCTGCCGCTGGTGATTGGGGGGCTGGTGGCCATCTACGCCCTGCACCGGCACCTGCACGGCGAGCTGTTCCTGCTCACCGTGGGCGCGGTGTGCGTCATCACGCTGGTCACCACGGCGGTGGGCTACTTCCTCATGGAGGTGACGCACGCCGAGGAGCTCACCCTCTTCATCCTGCCCCTGGTGCTCATTGGAGAAGTGGGCCTGGCGGTGTACTGGCTGCGCCACGAGTCGCAGGCCACGGGCGTTTCGGAGGAGACCTGA
- a CDS encoding alpha/beta fold hydrolase: MSRPPPPRRSALPPRWDAAGRPGAPGATPPVGPVETGLLAQLAPAVVPQVHWLPGGGAVRILEGGPGSGDGAPSTVVFLHGRGNAATHWFPYLTVLARHHRVLALDLPGFGQSTPAEVRVRSAEDAVRFFTGPVEEALGMVAPGPVAVVGHSLGGLVALELALRGAVPVERLVLVDAMGLGPDMPRPSRLFFRAGPERLARNLGPWAMARMLPPPPTPLGEKLGQLGYELLSVPGGRPEAAQAFNALVPLTGPVFHRRERLGEVKVPVLLVWGERDETLPVSLVDEAARVLAQARVLRVDCGHSPQLEHPERVLPELKAFLDAERSGP; this comes from the coding sequence ATGTCCCGCCCGCCCCCGCCCCGCCGCTCCGCCCTCCCCCCTCGCTGGGACGCCGCCGGCCGCCCCGGCGCCCCGGGCGCCACGCCCCCCGTGGGCCCGGTGGAGACGGGGCTCCTGGCCCAATTGGCCCCCGCCGTGGTGCCCCAGGTGCACTGGCTGCCCGGGGGCGGCGCGGTGCGGATCCTCGAGGGGGGCCCCGGCTCCGGGGACGGCGCGCCTTCCACCGTCGTCTTCCTCCACGGGCGTGGGAACGCGGCGACCCACTGGTTCCCGTACCTGACAGTGCTGGCCCGGCACCACCGGGTGCTGGCCCTGGACCTGCCCGGCTTCGGACAGTCCACCCCGGCGGAGGTGCGCGTGCGGTCGGCGGAGGACGCGGTGCGCTTCTTCACCGGGCCGGTGGAGGAGGCCCTGGGGATGGTGGCTCCGGGGCCGGTGGCCGTGGTCGGTCACTCGCTGGGCGGACTGGTGGCGCTGGAGCTGGCCCTGCGCGGCGCGGTGCCGGTGGAGCGGCTGGTGCTGGTGGACGCGATGGGGCTGGGGCCGGACATGCCTCGGCCGTCGCGGCTCTTCTTCCGCGCGGGGCCGGAGCGGCTGGCGCGCAACCTGGGCCCCTGGGCGATGGCGCGGATGCTGCCGCCCCCGCCGACGCCGCTGGGAGAGAAGCTGGGACAGCTGGGCTACGAGCTGTTGAGCGTGCCCGGCGGAAGGCCCGAAGCGGCGCAGGCCTTCAACGCGCTGGTGCCGCTGACGGGCCCGGTGTTCCACCGCAGAGAGCGGCTGGGCGAGGTGAAGGTCCCCGTGCTGCTCGTCTGGGGCGAGCGCGACGAGACGCTGCCCGTCTCCCTGGTGGACGAGGCCGCGCGGGTGCTTGCCCAGGCCCGCGTGCTGCGCGTGGACTGCGGACACAGTCCGCAGTTGGAGCATCCCGAGCGCGTGCTCCCCGAGCTGAAGGCCTTCCTGGACGCGGAGCGCTCCGGTCCGTGA
- a CDS encoding AAA family ATPase yields MNTDIRALTERVQQESSFVEVLNQETGKVIVGQRYMLERILIGLLCNGHVLLEGVPGLAKTLTVRTVADSLSATFMRVQFTPDLLPADLVGTMIYNQQTAAFTVRKGPIFANIVLADEINRAPAKVQSALLEAMAERQVTIGDQTFGLPSPFLVLATMNPIEQEGTYPLPEAQVDRFMLKVKVGYPTRDEEKVIMDRMSGGSSPKVQRVISLEHLVRARELVHAIYMDEKVKEYILNVVFATREPARYGLKDLADYIQFGASPRATIALAQAARAHAFLRHRGFVTPEDVKAIAFDVLRHRIAMTYEAEAEELTQEKIIQRVFDRVEVP; encoded by the coding sequence ATGAACACCGACATCCGCGCGCTCACCGAACGCGTGCAGCAGGAAAGCAGCTTCGTCGAGGTCCTCAACCAGGAGACCGGCAAGGTCATCGTCGGGCAGCGGTACATGCTCGAACGCATCCTCATCGGCCTCTTGTGCAACGGCCACGTCCTCCTGGAGGGCGTGCCCGGACTCGCCAAGACGCTGACCGTGCGCACCGTGGCGGACTCGCTCAGCGCCACCTTCATGCGCGTGCAGTTCACCCCTGACCTGCTGCCGGCGGACCTCGTCGGCACCATGATCTACAACCAGCAGACGGCCGCCTTCACCGTCCGCAAGGGGCCCATCTTCGCGAACATCGTCCTCGCGGACGAAATCAACCGCGCCCCCGCCAAGGTCCAGTCCGCCCTCCTGGAGGCCATGGCCGAGCGCCAGGTCACCATCGGCGACCAGACCTTCGGCCTGCCCTCGCCGTTCCTCGTGCTGGCCACCATGAACCCCATCGAGCAGGAGGGCACGTACCCGCTGCCCGAAGCGCAGGTGGACCGCTTCATGCTCAAGGTGAAGGTGGGCTACCCGACCCGTGATGAGGAGAAGGTCATCATGGACCGGATGTCCGGCGGCTCGTCGCCGAAGGTCCAGCGCGTCATCTCGCTGGAGCACCTGGTGCGCGCCCGCGAGCTCGTCCACGCCATCTATATGGACGAGAAGGTGAAGGAGTACATCCTCAACGTGGTGTTCGCCACGCGTGAGCCCGCGCGCTACGGCCTCAAGGACCTGGCGGACTACATCCAGTTCGGAGCGTCGCCGCGCGCCACCATCGCCCTGGCCCAGGCGGCCCGCGCGCACGCGTTCCTGCGCCACCGCGGCTTCGTCACCCCGGAGGACGTGAAGGCCATTGCCTTCGACGTGCTCCGCCACCGCATCGCGATGACCTACGAGGCGGAGGCCGAGGAGCTCACCCAGGAGAAGATCATCCAGCGCGTCTTCGACCGCGTGGAAGTCCCCTGA
- a CDS encoding DUF58 domain-containing protein — translation MLPKDLIRRIRKLEIRTRKVVSDMLAGQYHSVFKGRGMAFSEVRQYQPGDEIRFIDWNVTARMNEAYIKVFTEERELTVMLLVDVSASNEFGSKDRTKAEVAAEVAAQIAFSAIANNDRVGLILFSDRVEKVVPPRKGRMHVLRLVSDILTFKPKGHGTDLSAGLTYLTQVAKRKAVTFLVSDFMATNYEKPLRLVGRRHDLVPVVIEDPLEQRFPAHGLVEMEDPETGERFVVDTSSTAVRGKFMRAMQAQRDERRKLFKKLELDHVELRAGDDHGKALANFFRARARRMAA, via the coding sequence GTGCTGCCCAAGGACCTCATCCGCCGCATCCGCAAGCTGGAGATCCGCACCCGCAAGGTGGTCTCCGACATGCTGGCCGGCCAGTACCACTCGGTGTTCAAGGGCCGCGGCATGGCCTTCTCCGAGGTGCGCCAGTACCAGCCCGGCGACGAGATCCGCTTCATCGACTGGAACGTCACCGCGCGCATGAATGAGGCCTACATCAAGGTCTTCACCGAGGAGCGCGAGCTCACGGTGATGCTCCTCGTGGACGTCTCCGCCTCCAACGAGTTCGGCTCCAAGGACCGCACCAAGGCGGAGGTCGCCGCCGAGGTCGCCGCGCAGATTGCCTTCAGCGCCATCGCGAACAACGACCGCGTGGGGCTCATCCTCTTCTCGGACCGGGTGGAGAAGGTCGTCCCGCCGCGCAAGGGCCGCATGCACGTGCTGCGGCTCGTGAGCGACATCCTCACCTTCAAGCCCAAGGGCCACGGCACGGACCTGTCCGCGGGGCTCACGTACCTGACGCAGGTGGCCAAGCGGAAGGCCGTGACGTTCCTCGTGTCGGACTTCATGGCCACGAACTACGAGAAGCCCCTGCGCCTCGTGGGCCGCCGCCACGACCTGGTGCCGGTGGTCATCGAGGATCCGCTGGAGCAGCGCTTCCCCGCCCACGGCCTGGTGGAGATGGAAGACCCGGAGACGGGCGAGCGCTTCGTCGTGGACACCAGCTCCACCGCCGTGCGCGGGAAGTTCATGCGCGCCATGCAGGCCCAGCGCGACGAGCGCCGCAAGCTGTTCAAGAAGCTGGAGCTGGACCACGTGGAGCTGCGCGCCGGTGACGACCACGGCAAGGCGCTGGCGAACTTCTTCCGCGCGCGGGCCCGGAGGATGGCGGCATGA
- a CDS encoding vWA domain-containing protein, which produces MLPPDLAFNNPEALWALLLAPLLLVLALWERKRRATLRFSAAHVFAKGGRGFRTYLLPLLPLLRAAAVIAAVVAIARPQSRDSRVRDLSVEGIDIVVALDLSTSMEAGDFRPQNRLNVAKEVLSDFITGRVNDRLGLVVFSGAAYTQSPLTLDYGVLKEVLKQLRTRVLEDGTAIGDAIATSLNRLRDSEAKSRVVVLITDGDNNAGKISPLDAANMAASLHIPIYTILVGKGGKVPFPQGTDLFGNTVWRETEIPINPELMQDIADRTGGEYYRATDPEGLKQGLQKVLDALERSKLMEGGASATYKENFHPFLLVAFGLAALELLLRATFLRVFP; this is translated from the coding sequence ATGCTGCCCCCGGACCTCGCGTTCAATAACCCGGAGGCGCTCTGGGCCCTGCTGCTGGCGCCGCTGCTGCTCGTGCTCGCCCTCTGGGAGCGCAAGCGCCGCGCCACGCTGCGCTTCTCCGCCGCGCACGTCTTCGCGAAGGGCGGCCGGGGCTTCCGCACGTACCTCCTGCCGCTGCTCCCCCTCTTGCGCGCGGCGGCGGTGATCGCCGCGGTGGTGGCCATCGCCCGGCCGCAGTCGCGCGACTCGCGCGTGAGGGACTTGTCGGTGGAGGGCATCGACATCGTGGTGGCGCTGGACCTGTCCACGTCCATGGAGGCCGGTGACTTCCGTCCGCAGAACCGCCTCAACGTGGCCAAGGAAGTGCTGTCCGACTTCATCACCGGCCGCGTGAACGACCGCCTGGGCCTGGTGGTGTTCTCCGGCGCCGCGTACACGCAGTCGCCGCTGACGCTGGACTACGGCGTGCTCAAGGAAGTGCTCAAGCAGCTGCGCACCCGCGTGCTGGAGGACGGCACGGCCATCGGTGACGCCATCGCCACGTCGCTCAACCGCCTGCGCGATTCGGAAGCGAAGAGCCGCGTGGTGGTGCTGATCACCGACGGCGACAACAACGCCGGCAAGATCTCCCCGCTGGACGCGGCGAACATGGCCGCGTCGCTCCACATCCCCATCTACACCATCCTCGTGGGCAAGGGCGGCAAGGTGCCCTTCCCGCAGGGCACGGACCTGTTCGGCAACACCGTGTGGCGCGAGACGGAGATCCCCATCAACCCGGAGCTGATGCAGGACATCGCGGACCGCACCGGCGGCGAGTACTACCGCGCCACCGACCCGGAAGGCCTCAAGCAGGGCCTGCAGAAGGTGCTGGACGCGCTGGAGCGCTCGAAGCTGATGGAGGGCGGCGCCAGCGCCACCTACAAGGAGAACTTCCACCCGTTCCTGCTGGTGGCCTTCGGGCTCGCCGCGCTGGAGCTGCTGCTGCGCGCCACCTTCCTGCGGGTGTTCCCATGA